In Peptostreptococcus equinus, the DNA window TGGTAGGTGATGAAGACCAAAGTATTTATGGGTTTAGAGGAGCCAGACCAGATTTTATGTTGAATTTCTCAAAATACTTCAAAGGCGCACAAGAAATTGTTCTAGATACAAATTATAGGTCAAAGAGAAATATTGTAGATTGTTCTCAAGGATTAATAAAAAATAATAAAGATAGATATGATAAAAATATAGTAGCAAAGAGCACAAATGAAGGTTTGATTAAGACTATTTATCCAAAAGATACAGATGATGAGGCTATATTTATAGGAAAAGAAATTTTAAATGTTGTAAATGATAAAAATGCTGGTTTTGAATATAGTGACTTTGCTGTTATATACAGAACTAATAGGCAAGCAAGAGCTTTTGTAGATGCATTTTTGGACCTTAGAATACCGTTTGTATTAAAGGATTCTGCAAAAACTATATATGATCATTGGGTTTCGCTTGATATATTAGCTTATCTAAGAATAGCGATGGATATTGGTACAACTGATGATTGGATTAGGATTATTAACAAACCATTTAGGTATGTTTCGAGAGATTCTATAAGTAAGGCCAGTAAAGGTCTAAACTTTTTTGATCAATTGATGGAAGATGATAGATTAAAATCATATCAGAAAAAAGACTTAAATGATTTGCTAGAAGATTTAAATTATATAAAAGGATTAGCACCAGGATATGCTATATCTTATATTAGGTCTACCTTGGATTATGATAGATATATTTTAGAATACTGTAATCAGAGAAAGATAAAATCAAAGCAGATAGTGGAAATTTTGGATGAGATTGAGACTTCGGCAAAGGTATATAAAACTAATCTCAAATTTTTTGAACATATTGATGAAGTTAGAGAAGAAGTAAAAATTAGAGCAAATAAAAACGCTAATCAAATAAACTCTGAAAGTCAACGAGATGGTGTAATATTATCTACTATGCATAGCTCAAAGGGACTTGAATTTAGAAATGTATACGTAGCAGGTGTAAACAAAGGAGTAATTCCATATAACAACAATGATGATGAAAATATGTCAAACTCAACTTTGGAAGAAGAGAGAAGATTATTATATGTTACAATTACTAGAGCTAAGGAAAATCTTACAATAAGTTCACCTCAAAAAAGATTCGGAAGAAAAATTGATAAGTCTGAGTTTTTAAAAGAAATAAAATTTAGCTAAAGCAAAAAATAAAAGTAGGATAAAAATATGAATAACAATTAAATTAATATAATTTATAAACAGATTATTTTTCTATATTAAATTATTAATTATCCATTGACAATCAAAATAAAAAGATTTATAATATATATCAATAAAATATAAATCTGAGACGAAGAGAGTAACTTAGATGAATTTACAGCGAGTAAGGGCGTTGGTGTGAGCCTTATATTGGATTCTATAGTGAAGAGAGCTTTTGAGATTGTCGTAAGAAATTTTAGTATTTCGACAGGTTTCCCGCCTTAAGGGTTTGAGTGGACATAATTTTTGTCAAAAAGAGTGGTAACGCGGTATATTCGTCTCTTGGTTTTTAACCAAG includes these proteins:
- a CDS encoding ATP-dependent helicase; the protein is MDILNKNQKIAVEHVSGPCLVLAGPGSGKTRVIAHRIINLVKNKNVAPTRILAISFTKASSMEMKARTLKMGVDNAFNKVNFGTFHATFFRILRKYQGLGLESIISEIDRYKLIKSILKHLNISDYSDDDINDVLSEISYVKNELMNYMDFNSQIFNKDEFLEIYRLYEKGKKQYNKIDFDDMLIMTYELLNTNNDVLSIVRQVFKYILIDEFQDINRVQFETIRLIAHPNNNIFVVGDEDQSIYGFRGARPDFMLNFSKYFKGAQEIVLDTNYRSKRNIVDCSQGLIKNNKDRYDKNIVAKSTNEGLIKTIYPKDTDDEAIFIGKEILNVVNDKNAGFEYSDFAVIYRTNRQARAFVDAFLDLRIPFVLKDSAKTIYDHWVSLDILAYLRIAMDIGTTDDWIRIINKPFRYVSRDSISKASKGLNFFDQLMEDDRLKSYQKKDLNDLLEDLNYIKGLAPGYAISYIRSTLDYDRYILEYCNQRKIKSKQIVEILDEIETSAKVYKTNLKFFEHIDEVREEVKIRANKNANQINSESQRDGVILSTMHSSKGLEFRNVYVAGVNKGVIPYNNNDDENMSNSTLEEERRLLYVTITRAKENLTISSPQKRFGRKIDKSEFLKEIKFS